The Anopheles merus strain MAF chromosome 2L, AmerM5.1, whole genome shotgun sequence genome has a segment encoding these proteins:
- the LOC121594296 gene encoding deoxynucleoside triphosphate triphosphohydrolase SAMHD1 has translation MQPSTVRCGSTGIVLPIDEMERSELTVPDAVYGTFRLPSFVRAVTEAPEFMRLKYLKQLGVSNAVFDSARHTRYDHSLGACYLSGRLLDAVNKTLNPPVTEDERKCVMLAAALHDIGHGPFSHLWEKFVEVYGAPWRHERSSVELAQRVLDRLENVSVKQIALICALIRGNAADLLTSDRQFLAHIVSSDVDVDRCDYLQRDAHHVPGVIEPSRPFRQMFDRVRVVTVEGKARLAYHWQDYPLVYEMACARQAFHRRCYQDVEVLGAELMMLDVMHEAERAGFRFARDGNSEPLSKVHDKPELFRYLNDNITSELAASKLPGLDRAKALIARLQSKDLYKEIIRFSIDMIEEVNKFNHQQGKPIVAQAFRYIKSTKQWFGSFNVTFYKPSLAKGDDDDDDVAVVSLEEARDLNHSNTVTGESAEEIKEYIIYCTDTNPTVHSTAQQYFAKLRGGSAAKES, from the exons ATGCAGCCGTCCACGGTTCGCTGCGGCTCAACGGGCATAGTGCTGCCGATAGACGAAATGGAGCGGTCCGAGCTAACGGTACCCGACGCGGTTTACGGAACATTTCGATTGCCATCGTTTGTACGGGCGGTGACGGAAGCGCCCGAGTTTATGCGGTTGAAGTATTTGAAACAGTTAGGCGTATCGAATGCGGTGTTTGATTCGGCTCGGCACACCCGATACGATCACTCGCTAGG AGCATGCTACCTGTCCGGAAGATTGCTGGACGCGGTGAACAAGACCCTCAACCCGCCCGTTACCGAAGACGAACGAAAATGTGTAATG TTGGCGGCCGCCCTACACGACATTGGCCATGGGCCGTTTTCCCACCTGTGGGAAAAGTTTGTCGAAGTTTACGGAGCACCTTGGCGG CACGAACGTTCCTCGGTGGAGCTGGCGCAGCGTGTACTAGATCGGCTGGAAAACGTCTCGGTAAAGCAAATCGCTCTAATATGTGCGCTAATAAGGGGCAATGCAGCCGACCTGTTGACGTCAGATCGCCAATTTCTCGCGCATATCGTTAGCAGCGATGTGGACGTCGATCGGTGCGACTATCTGCAGCGCGATGCACACCACGTGCCGGGGGTGATTGAACCATCGCGACCGTTCCGGCAAATGTTTGACCGGGTGCGGGTCGTGACGGTGGAGGGTAAGGCCCGGCTCGCCTACCACTGGCAGGACTATCCGCTGGTGTATGAAATGGCCTGCGCACGGCAAGCGTTCCATCGGCGCTGCTACCAGGACGTGGAGGTGCTCGGTGCGGAGCTGATGATGCTGGACGTGATGCATGAAGCGGAACGGGCAGGCTTTCGGTTCGCGCG TGATGGTAACAGTGAACCACTCTCGAAAGTGCATGACAAACCGGAGCTGTTTAGGTATTTAAACGATAATATTACCTCTGAGCTGGCCGCTAGCAAGCTGCCCGGGCTCGACCGAGCCAAAGCACTCATTGCTCGCTTACAGAGCAAAGATCTTTACAAGGAAATTATCCGTTTTTCAATCGACATGATCGAAGAG GTGAACAAATTCAACCACCAGCAGGGAAAACCCATCGTAGCACAAGCCTTCCGCTACATAAAGTCTACCAAGCAGTGGTTTGGTAGCTTCAACGTTACCTTCTACAAGCCGTCACTAGCGaagggtgatgatgatgatgatgatgtggctGTCGTTTCCCTGGAGGAAGCACGGGACCTGAACCATAGTAATACCGTAACGGGCGAATCGGCCGAAGAGATTAAAGAGTATATTATTTACTGTACCGATACGAACCCGACGGTACACAGTACTGCCCAGCAGTACTTTGCAAAACTGCGGGGCGGAAGTGCAGCGAAGGAAAGCTAG
- the LOC121594299 gene encoding multiple coagulation factor deficiency protein 2 homolog, producing the protein MSLVYRNSLLLHSIVLCATLLHGPVPTVGAKGPHHPGGEFSRKADKHHLDEHLQPERDHLEDDLKRLPIGEQSLTEMSEDEKNFYYFKLHDSDNNDNLDGLEMLHAATHHHSKSDGQLHGIDRAATQTGDDRAPLLDDDEFNHIIEVIDDFIEFADTDKNGLLNYPEYINAINLNDPKTQPSTVDNSPNEPGQRADAPTDVPAESNAK; encoded by the exons ATGAGCCTCGTTTACCGTAACAGCCTTCTGTTACACTCCATCGTTCTGTGCGCTACCCTGCTACATGGCCCCGTTCCTACTGTAGGCGCAAAGGGACCCCATCATCCGGGGGGCGAGTTTAGCCGCAAAGCAGACAAACATCACCTGGACGAGCATTTGCAACCGGAGCGAGA CCACCTGGAAGATGACTTGAAGCGATTGCCAATCGGCGAACAGAGCCTGACGGAAATGTCGGAGGACGAGAAAAACTTTTACTACTTCAAGCTGCACGATTCGGACAATAACGACAATCTCGATGGGCTGGAAATGCTGCACGCGGCCACCCATCATCACAGCAAATCCGACGGTCAGCTGCACGGTATCGATCGGGCCGCGACCCAGACGGGCGATGATCGTGCGCCGCTGCTGGACGATGACGAATTCAACCATATCATTG AGGTCATTGATGATTTCATCGAGTTTGCCGATACGGACAAGAATGGGCTGCTAAACTACCCCGAGTACATAAATGCCATCAATCTAAACGATCCCAAAACGCAACCCTCGACGGTCGACAACAGTCCGAATGAGCCCGGACAGCGCGCCGATGCCCCTACGGACGTTCCTGCCGAAAGCAATGCTAAATAA
- the LOC121594292 gene encoding tonsoku-like protein gives MEYREQKLLKKKVKYANEDNYGALAETCLLLGEMYKDREEHQRALNEYKLAAKAYEKLHKPMDRGLAFRMVGEMHCTLGQFKEALTNVHAYMRAAQREGNTKALQEAHTTVGRVYLARAESNQRLGKPAESETDLAEAEKSFRTALSICDELKRVLSKTELINMQARAHLNLGLTFDYQNKPDRAKEQMDRAIRLAKEADLFELLYTCYNAMALCSSRCEINPAPGDGGEHCGQTLRLLNLSLEVASRLPSRAAKMCQTLALMATFFLRMDDFQSARQALKRAYRLKTPVAGDAKRIARKLKVLVAMCRMEDELITTDATNYARRKELYERMGDGACKLRNFSKAIDYYKRMLECAEANGEADRQLLPCYVSLYQTYIDNRQYEQALEYLWKEHSIIAHEPQEAYHTLMKIAKLYERQKQSFFTIQTVYLQAKDEGKKLNSIELQRVPVQRAVKLLRANCMDLMADKLEQEAIAEGIELSGTVEPDSEELPDANQSLDLADYDVDEEEEDAADAEHDTPDVGDEIDLEVDLSDESDGDPALTIGEDLNNASAADTSLRGRKRGKRFTVRRNKKGETQLHQAAISGNKTLAEQLLQLGHPVNERDYAGWLPLHEACIHGHAEIVALLLDRGAHINDKGGTSCEGITPLHDACRNGHMGVITVLLDRGANATLRNDYGETALSMLDGWYEKLKAPLMSAETKQYNDVRERLVAQFNAAAITVSPPAAVKPTSTVGRGTRRHTSTNGDLEASIPPSAISPSRSSRLTPATSTNSSGYVSEAVGGSARHRNVIYDDENDHYSSAEDSPSEEDREHRAVIKRKSTSAGVSEYLSVMKAMRKNHLADEPKAPTTSAQKKRPACRYYDEEDEKDDWLVDDMKQSAKKSRVIRDLQRTALVGGSLERSKSSSSLPATSRAVELGGETTARLNSLLDSDDDDPFEVEPDSHDKRSQQENGKGSAFNVLMNNSAKSFRRTQSRRNSNESRSLYGRRSSTHQTSLLEAGFQRVASPSLEEKENLLPKAAGTTRSPARTPIKQTGECSAQPSLRDAAQKCTIQVRLDNGEVYRVSYDEKLIFTTQTVGWLRKAVAKQYAMNHGKRPIINLKPAEGCIVNSFFDSDTLNVVLQSASTDGVLQMHGQITGWEHIDLEEFYEEYCEQNKLESDKDLRKRLITMNRNQIITIEPDFAQTVPATPVPPKHVLSMVLTVAFFQQDWMNHLDLSMNGITDDDVGTLVRYLPACRQLRVLRLRMNLLTSRSVEMLCFGCKSPSDGASAPATAPLGGGLLTELDLSHNPLQDAALVPLARLCSNLPLLRVLRIRSTDVTHFSTTDAPCIDVSRLETFDISENKLTERSVACLLQQLSDGALREAYFHSLPVHCDNFKPKLWQTLTERQRLDGLRVLNLTNCRLSDDELEGSLLPSIGPNCPALAQLDLSHNVALTKRSFVALLRCCARAVFRLEEVRFDHDVQLWVDLETDESIRSMEHSPTGRYPQQIHAILPVHGYDEQRYAKLLAVIEQLWRSLWPAGQTRRNEGNGLQVTLSTDPVG, from the exons ATGGAATACCGCGAGCAGA AACTGCTGAAGAAAAAGGTCAAGTACGCAAACGAGGACAACTATGGTGCGCTGGCCGAAACGTGCCTGCTGCTCGGCGAGATGTACAAGGATCGGGAAGAGCATCAGCGCGCCCTGAACGAGTACAAGCTGGCGGCCAAAGCGTACGAGAAGCTGCACAAACCGATGGACCGTGGGCTCGCCTTCCGGATGGTCGGCGAGATGCACTGCACGCTGGGCCAGTTCAAGGAAGCGCTCACCAACGTGCACGCGTACATGCGGGCCGCCCAGCGGGAAGGCAACACGAAAGCGCTGCAGGAAGCGCACACCACCGTTGGGCGGGTGTATCTGGCCCGGGCGGAATCGAACCAGCGCCTTGGCAAACCGGCCGAATCGGAGACGGATTTGGCCGAGGCAGAAAAGTCTTTCCGTACGGCCCTTTCCATCTGTGATGAGTTGAAGCGTGTGCTGTCGAAAACGGAACTGATCAACATGCAGGCCCGTGCGCATCTCAATCTCGGGCTCACGTTCGATTACCAGAACAAACCGGATCGTGCCAAGGAGCAGATGGACCGGGCGATACGGTTGGCGAAGGAAGCGGACTTGTTCGAGCTGCTCTACACGTGCTACAACGCGATGGCGTTGTGCAGCTCACGGTGCGAAATCAACCCGGCACCCGGCGACGGGGGCGAACACTGTGGTCAAACGTTGCGCCTGCTCAACCTAAGCCTGGAGGTTGCATCGCGCTTGCCAAGCCGTGCGGCTAAGATGTGCCAAACGttagcgctgatggcaacgtTCTTCCTTCGCATGGATGACTTCCAGAGTGCGCGACAAGCGCTGAAGCGTGCCTACCGGCTCAAGACACCTGTTGCCGGTGATGCGAAGCGGATCGCACGCAAGCTAAAAGTGCTCGTCGCCATGTGCCGCATGGAGGATGAGCTGATCACAACCGATGCGACCAATTACGCCCGGCGCAAGGAGCTGTACGAGCGGATGGGTGATGGGGCGTGCAAGCTGCGCAACTTCAGCAAAGCGATCGACTACTACAAACGCATGCTGGAGTGCGCGGAAGCGAACGGTGAGGCCGACCGGCAGCTCCTGCCGTGCTACGTGAGCCTTTACCAAACGTACATCGACAACCGGCAGTACGAGCAGGCGCTGGAGTACCTGTGGAAGGAGCACAGCATCATAGCGCACGAGCCGCAGGAAGCGTACCACACGCTAATGAAGATTGCCAAGCTGTACGAGCGGCAGAAGCAATCGTTCTTCACGATACAGACCGTCTATCTGCAGGCGAAGGATGAAGGCAAAAAGCTGAACTCGATCGAGCTGCAGCGTGTGCCGGTGCAGCGGGCTGTGAAGCTGCTGCGTGCCAACTGTATGGATTTGATGGCGGACAAGCTGGAGCAGGAAGCGATCGCGGAGGGTATCGAACTGTCGGGCACCGTCGAGCCGGACAGTGAAGAGCTGCCGGATGCAAACCAATCGCTTGATTTGGCAGATTACGACGTggacgaggaggaagaggacgcAGCGGACGCGGAACACGATACTCCGGATGTGGGTGATGAGATCGATCTGGAGGTGGATCTGTCCGACGAATCTGACGGTGATCCTGCGCTCACGATCGGCGAAGATTTGAACAACGCGTCCGCAGCGGACACATCGTTGAGGGGAAGAAAGCGTGGCAAACGGTTTACGGTGCGCCGGAACAAGAAGGGAGAGACGCAGCTGCATCAGGCGGCCATCTCCGGCAACAAAACGCTTGCCGAGCAGCTGCTCCAGCTGGGCCATCCGGTCAATGAGCGCGATTATGCTGGGTGGCTTCCGCTGCACGAAGCGTGCATACACGGACATGCGGAGATTGTCGCGCTGCTGCTCGACCGTGGTGCGCACATAAACGATAAGGGTGGTACGAGTTGTGAAGGAATAACGCCACTGCACGACGCCTGCCGCAACGGGCATATGGGCGTGATTACGGTGCTGCTAGATCGTGGAGCGAACGCAACGCTGCGGAACGATTACGGGGAAACCGCGCTAAGCATGCTGGATGGGTGGTACGAAAAGCTGAAGGCACCTTTAATGAGTGCTGAAACCAAACAGTATAATGATGTGCGAGAGCGTCTAGTGGCACAGTTTAATGCGGCGGCCATTACCGTCTCACCACCAGCGGCTGTGAAACCTACAAGCACCGTCGGTCGTGGCACGAGACGACACACTTCCACAAACGGAGATCTGGAAGCATCCATCCCGCCGTCAGCAATATCTCCATCAAGATCGAGTCGATTGACGCCGGCCACCAGCACCAACTCTTCCGGGTACGTCAGTGAGGCGGTGGGCGGATCGGCCAGGCATCGGAACGTCATATACGACGATGAGAACGATCACTACAGCAGTGCGGAAGATTCGCCCAGTGAGGAGGATCGCGAGCATCGTGCCGTAATCAAACGGAAATCAACATCTGCCGGTGTGTCGGAGTACCTTAGCGTCATGAAAGCGATGCGCAAAAACCATCTCGCGGACGAGCCGAAGGCTCCTACCACCTCCGCGCAGAAGAAACGTCCAGCGTGTAGATACTACGACGAGGAGGATGAGAAAGACGATTGGCTGGTTGATGATATGAAGCAGTCGGCTAAAAAGAGTCGCGTTATACGCGATCTGCAGCGTACGGCGCTGGTCGGTGGTAGTTTGGAGCGGAGCAAATCTTCGTCCTCCCTGCCGGCCACCAGTCGTGCCGTCGAGCTGGGTGGCGAGACAACGGCGCGGTTAAACTCTCTCCTCGACTCGGACGATGACGATCCGTTCGAGGTGGAGCCCGATTCGCACGACAAACGATCGCAGCAGGAAAATGGCAAGGGCAGTGCTTTTAACGTGCTGATGAACAATTCAGCCAAAAGCTTCCGGCGCACACAATCGCGCCGAAACTCGAACGAATCACGCTCGCTGTACGGTCGGCGATCTTCCACACATCAAACGTCGCTGCTCGAGGCGGGTTTCCAGCGCGTTGCTAGTCCTTCGCtggaggaaaaggaaaatctGCTGCCAAAGGCTGCTGGGACTACTCGCTCCCCTGCCAGGACGCCGATTAAACAGACGGGCGAATGCAGTGCGCAGCCATCGTTGCGTGATGCTGCGCAGAAATGCACGATACAGGTGAGGCTGGACAATGGTGAGGTGTATCGGGTGAGCTACGACGAGAAGCTCATTTTTACCACACAAACGGTTGGATGGTTACGGAAAGCTGTCGCCAAGCAGTATGCAAT GAATCATGGGAAACGGCCAATTATCAATCTGAAGCCAGCGGAGGGTTGTATCGTGAATTCTTTCTTCGATTCCGACACGTTGAACGTAGTGTTGCAGAGCGCTTCCACTGACGGTGTGCTACAAATGCACGGCCAAATTACCGGCTGGGAACACATCGATCTGGAGGAGTTCTACGAAGAGTATTGCGAACAAAACAAGCTAG aaTCCGACAAAGACCTGCGCAAGCGTCTCATAACGATGAATCGCAATCAAATCATCACGATCGAGCCCGACTTTGCGCAAACCGTTCCGGCGACACCCGTCCCCCCCAAGCACGTGCTCTCGATGGTGCTGACAGTGGCGTTCTTTCAGCAGGACTGGATGAACCACCTGGACCTGTCGATGAACGGCATCACGGACGATGACGTTGGCACGCTCGTGCGCTACCTGCCCGCCTGTCGGCAGCTGCGTGTATTGCGACTACGGATGAATCTGCTCACCAGTCGGAGTGTCGAGATGCTTTGCTTTGGCTGTAAGAGCCCCTCGGATGGCGCATcggcaccagcaacagcaccactcGGTGGAGGACTGCTAACCGAGCTGGACCTGAGCCACAACCCACTGCAAGATGCGGCACTCGTCCCACTCGCGCGACTGTGCAGCAATTTACCCCTGCTGCGCGTTTTGCGCATTCGCTCGACCGATGTAACACACTTCAGCACCACCGATGCGCCCTGCATTGATGTGAGCCGGCTAGAAACGTTCGACATCTCCGAGAACAAGCTTACCGAACGCTCCGTAGCGTGCCTGCTACAGCAGCTGAGCGACGGTGCCCTACGGGAAGCATACTTCCACTCGCTTCCTGTGCACTGTGATAATTTCAAGCCCAAGCTTTGGCAAACCCTGACCGAGCGGCAACGGTTGGACGGGCTGCGTGTACTAAACCTCACCAACTGTCGGCTGTCGGACGATGAGCTGGAAGGCTCACTCTTACCCTCCATCGGACCCAACTGTCCTGCACTGGCCCAGCTCGACCTATCGCACAATGTTGCCCTCACGAAGCGTTCCTTTGTGGCCCTGCTGCGGTGCTGTGCTAGGGCAGTGTTTCGCCTAGAAGAGGTACGCTTTGACCATGACGTGCAGCTGTGGGTGGATCTGGAAACGGACGAATCGATCCGATCGATGGAACACAGCCCGACGGGCCGCTATCCACAGCAGATACATGCCATTTTGCCCGTCCACGGGTATGATGAGCAGCGGTACGCGAAACTACTCGCCGTGATCGAGCAGCTGTGGCGTTCGCTGTGGCCGGCGGGCCAAACGCGGCGAAACGAAGGCAACGGGCTACAGGTAACGCTCAGCACCGATCCGGTAGGCTAA
- the LOC121594297 gene encoding divergent protein kinase domain 1B, which translates to MTISSNSALVMHNRFKNMTRRLRFSPRRRQYCVLTSAAILLLVVVGVVGYLLTGMHYCFDVLVEWKVSKICNQYYTNEVTGYMCPELCAGDTISEFHCPPASHAAAHPFNAHRFLARKAQQFVVVKHAVPDASYEKLSWIDSHRQEEHYPTEQEYGGIVRRYIELRYGVQLPFDKLAGLLALKNKNNRILFHASMRNSWNLIQNNEYLLSRLYEEKEIFPQVLGTCGELFLTELLETVEFVDEGRYHFTNHIDLSKWRYHLKVAVLVLDYLDEMGQNRFQMCSVVLGGFGISDSRMKYHDLRYISTEAAIDRRLSDGRTCAVDADCSYYDCRSRCNATSHQCTAGLLNNNLQIVCEKIFRGTAEEPGILVTEKSSPRLLRILDRCARPASRSDVDAARPWGPSKTLKKQLYNELTSIYEQLASSLYS; encoded by the exons ATGacaatcagcagcaacagtgcgCTGGTGATGCACAACCGGTTCAAGAACATGACCCGCCGGTTGCGCTTCTCGCCGCGTAGACGCCAGTACTGTGTGCTGACCAGTGCCGCGATCCTGCTGCTGGTAGTGGTCGGTGTCGTGGGCTACCTGCTGACCGGCATGCACTACTGCTTCGATGTGCTGGTCGAGTGGAAGGTGTCTAAAATA TGCAATCAGTATTACACGAACGAAGTGACCGGCTACATGTGTCCGGAGCTGTGTGCCGGCGATACCATCTCGGAGTTTCACTGCCCGCCCGCTTCCCACGCGGCAGCGCATCCGTTTAATGCGCATCGCTTTCTGGCCCGCAAAGCCCAACAGTTTGTGGTGGTGAAG CATGCCGTGCCGGATGCAAGCTACGAGAAGCTGTCCTGGATCGACAGCCACCGGCAGGAGGAGCACTACCCGACCGAGCAGGAGTACGGCGGTATCGTGCGGCGCTACATCGAGCTGCGGTACGGCGTGCAGCTTCCGTTCGACAAGCTTGCGGGGTTGCTGGCActgaagaacaaaaacaatcgcATCCTGTTCCACGCCAGCATGCGCAACAGCTGGAACCTGATCCAGAACAACGAGTACCTGCTGAGCCGGCTGTACGAGGAGAAGGAGATCTTCCCGCAGGTGCTCGGTACGTGCGGCGAGCTGTTCCTCACCGAGCTGCTCGAGACGGTGGAGTTTGTCGATGAGGGTCGGTACCATTTTACCAACCACATCGACCTGTCCAAGTGGCGGTACCATCTGAAGGTGGCCGTGCTGGTGCTGGACTATCTGGACGAGATGGGCCAGAACCGGTTCCAGATGTGTTCGGTGGTGCTGGGCGGGTTTGGCATAAGTGACAGCCGGATGAAGTATCACGACCTGCGGTACATCAGTACGGAGGCGGCCATCGATCGGCGGCTGTCGGATGGGCGCACGTGTGCGGTGGATGCGGACTGTAGCTACTACGATTGTCGCAGCCGGTGCAATGCGACCAGCCACCAGTGTACGGCCGGTTTGCTGAACAACAATCTGCAGATTGTCTGTGAAAAG ATATTTCGCGGCACTGCCGAGGAGCCCGGGATCCTGGTGACGGAGAAAAGCTCGCCCCGGTTGCTTCGCATACTGGATCGGTGTGCGCGACCTGCTAGTCGGTCGGATGTGGACGCCGCCCGACCGTGGGGCCCGTCGAAGACGCTGAAGAAGCAGCTGTACAACGAGCTGACCAGCATTTACGAGCAGCTTGCCTCCTCGCTGTACTCCTAA